A window of Streptomyces sp. SAI-127 contains these coding sequences:
- a CDS encoding non-ribosomal peptide synthetase: MVALSFAQQRLWFLNGVESTGSAYNAPLVLRLSGRVDVGALECALVDVVGRHESLRTVFPEVGGVPVQRVLGEGEFRLDWEVRECGPDEVGGLVGEVASRCFDLSCEIPVRARLLVTGPDESVLVLVLHHIASDGWSLVPLLRDVGVAYGARVAGCAPGWPELPVQYADYALWQRELLGEASDPESLAGRQLAFWSRALRDAPEELSLPTDRARSAVADFRGGCVELEIPAGVHAGLLEVARASGATLFMVLQSAVAVLLSRLGAGSDIPLGTVVAGRTDDALDELVGFFVNSLVLRTDVSGDPSFREVVARARETDLAAFAHQDLPFERLVEHLNPTRSLSRHPLFQVMVLLQNNAGAHLDLPGVEVRQEKVVTGTAKNDLMFAFHERTGSDGAPAGLALEVEYLVSLFDYANADSLGRRLVRLLTAVATEPDTSVGTIDLLSAAERHELLHELSGAAAVRPAANCVHHSFERQAADTPHRTALVFGNHTVSYMELNERANRLARHLHDRGVRRGDVIGVHIERSVDMVVSLLAVTKAGAAYTMLDVDHPTARLEGILAQAAAVGVITTGARAGRLTHTGIEIVLDEDASAVAALAATDLGLPSDPEDTLCVMFTSGSTGSPKGVTAPHRALTTTVLEQHFAEFDDQQVWLQCAPVSWDAFNTELFYPLLTGAVCVLHPGQKPDPATVAALVAEHGVTVLEISSSLFNHLVDEFPEVVATVRRCMPGGEAASPRHAAAALRMPGAPALTNGYGPVESMGFTTAHEITPADAEGSSIPIGVPLAGKRAYVLDERLHLLPRGSVGELYLAGTGLAHGYSGRPALTAERFVACPFGEPGDRMYRTGDLVRWNARGDLEFVGRADDQVKLRGFRVEPGEVEAVLTRRPDVARAVVVVREDRPGDKRLVAYITPANDASPPVPAEVRADLTTTLPDHMVPAACVVIATVPLTANGKLDRRALPAPVYASAGGRAPRDAREEVLCSLFAEVLGVPSVTVDDDFFDLGGHSLLATRLVSRIRTVMGAEVSLADLFDASSVARLSPCLAAAGPARTPLQALGRPESVPLSFAQQRLWFLNGVESTGSAYNAPLVLRLSGRVDVGALECALVDVVGRHESLRTVFPEVGGVPVQRVLGEGEFRLDWEVRECGPDEVGGLVGEVASRCFDLSCEIPVRARLLVTGPDESVLVLVLHHIASDGWSLVPLLRDVGVAYGARVAGCAPGWPELPVQYADYALWQRELLGEASDPESLAGRQLAFWSRALRDAPEELSLPTDRARSAVADFRGGCVELEIPAGVHAGLLEVARASGATLFMVLQSAVAVLLSRLGAGSDIPLGTVVAGRTDDALDELVGFFVNSLVLRTDVSGDPSFREVVARARETDLAAFAHQDLPFERLVEHLNPTRSLSRHPLFQVMVELHNNESHRNPDGLEWSFEPYETGTAKFDLDFEFVQVGEPGAGAGLTAQLVYATDLFDHDTVERIGEWLSRLLSAAAASPDTPVSRLPLLADDEHRRLATGDYRPQPADLELGVVERIRRHAAADPLATAVVEQGRSTDYRTLVGRASRLARTLGAHGAGHGDTLAVLADRGAGVVSAVLAGLTTGSVYLPLDAHAPLARSAALLADTRARHLLADTSHEQTARQLAAACPHPVQVLVMGEETDDLDDLVPVAGGPDDRAYVIFTSGSTGRPKGALVNRRGMLNNLFCEAEALGVTGADTIASTAPLTFDISIWQMFVPLIFGGTTRAVSDDVAKDPRALFRLVRDEQLTVLQIVPSLLQAALDDWDAGGDAPRDLPLRRLAVTGEALPAALCERWLARFPGTPLVNCYGPTECSDDVTHALIGPGTLPATSRTPIGRAVRGSRLYVLDDHLQPAPSGIPGELYVGGLVVGDGYLGDPGRTAGTFVADPFTPEPGRRMYRTGDVVRHRRDGMLEFLGRRDHQVKIRGQRIEPGEVEHTLRTLDGVRDAVVTAAPGPGHHKVLVAHYVGGADPAAVRARLAEVLTEAMVPAVLIPMDAFPLSANGKLDRKALPTPDFTVKPVGRLPRTEREKALCALFEEVLGVSGVGIDDNFFELGGHSLLTIRLVRGVRQRLGVDLPLTAVFERRTVAGLCAALDRVAEGPEPDATGDLADDARLEAAVATTDSKPYEPAPPRHVLLTGATGFLGSFLLRSLLDRDAEIHVSCLVRADDEAGARQRLHDALTGYGLRSDDFGVRVTALPGDLERPLLGLAPQTFDALAEQVDAVVHNGARVNLMDPYERLKAANVGGTHEVYRLAAQHRVVPVHYVSTISTLVPQPSGPDVLPEDWQTPASELGSSGYVRTKWVAERMAQEALRRGIPTSVYRPGRIAGHSRTGAVGQQDAFWHYVRACIELGAAPDAATGAWSGLEENLVPVDHVVDALLHLVFHEEPDGRAFSLLNPRATHIHAVLDRARALGYRVQPVPYQQWTALLAERAADTPPDADSSVPAVAVLNSGMSESAGSVGPEFSREHTERGLTGSNIVCPPVDADLLDLYFRHFVNSGFLPPVG; the protein is encoded by the coding sequence ATGGTCGCCTTGTCTTTTGCTCAGCAGCGTTTGTGGTTTTTGAACGGTGTGGAGTCCACCGGGAGTGCGTACAACGCGCCGTTGGTGCTTCGTCTTTCGGGGCGGGTGGATGTGGGTGCGCTGGAGTGCGCGTTGGTTGATGTGGTGGGGCGGCACGAGAGTCTGCGGACGGTGTTTCCCGAGGTGGGCGGCGTGCCGGTGCAGCGGGTTCTGGGTGAGGGTGAGTTCCGTCTGGACTGGGAGGTGAGGGAGTGCGGGCCGGACGAGGTCGGTGGTCTGGTCGGTGAGGTGGCGAGTCGGTGTTTCGATCTGTCGTGTGAGATTCCGGTTCGGGCCCGGTTGTTGGTGACGGGCCCGGACGAGTCGGTGTTGGTGTTGGTGCTGCATCACATCGCGTCGGACGGCTGGTCGTTGGTTCCGTTGCTGCGGGATGTGGGTGTGGCCTACGGGGCGCGGGTGGCGGGGTGTGCCCCGGGATGGCCGGAGTTGCCGGTTCAGTATGCGGACTATGCGCTCTGGCAGCGGGAGTTGCTGGGGGAGGCGTCGGATCCGGAGAGTCTGGCGGGTCGGCAGTTGGCGTTCTGGTCGCGGGCGCTGCGGGATGCGCCGGAGGAGTTGAGTCTCCCGACGGACCGGGCGCGGTCGGCGGTGGCCGATTTCCGCGGTGGTTGTGTGGAGTTGGAGATACCGGCGGGCGTGCATGCAGGGCTGCTGGAGGTGGCCCGGGCGTCCGGGGCGACCTTGTTCATGGTGTTGCAGTCGGCGGTCGCGGTGCTCCTGTCGCGGCTGGGGGCGGGCTCGGACATTCCGTTGGGGACCGTGGTCGCCGGTCGTACGGATGATGCTCTGGATGAGCTGGTCGGGTTCTTCGTGAACTCACTGGTGCTGCGCACCGACGTGTCCGGCGATCCTTCGTTCCGGGAGGTGGTCGCACGGGCACGGGAGACGGATTTGGCCGCCTTCGCTCATCAGGACCTGCCCTTCGAGCGGCTCGTGGAACACCTCAACCCCACTCGGTCACTCTCCCGCCACCCCCTCTTCCAGGTCATGGTGCTCCTCCAGAACAACGCCGGTGCGCACCTGGACCTGCCCGGTGTCGAGGTCCGCCAGGAGAAGGTCGTCACCGGCACCGCGAAGAACGACCTCATGTTCGCGTTCCACGAACGCACCGGCTCCGACGGCGCACCCGCCGGGCTGGCCCTCGAAGTCGAGTACCTCGTCAGCCTCTTCGACTACGCGAACGCCGACTCCCTCGGGCGGCGTCTGGTCCGCCTGCTGACGGCCGTGGCGACCGAACCCGACACCTCTGTCGGCACCATCGACCTGCTCTCCGCAGCCGAACGCCACGAGCTGTTGCACGAACTGAGTGGCGCCGCCGCCGTACGGCCAGCCGCCAACTGCGTTCACCACTCATTCGAGCGGCAGGCCGCCGACACTCCCCACCGCACTGCTCTGGTCTTCGGGAACCACACCGTCAGCTACATGGAGCTCAACGAGCGGGCCAACCGCCTCGCCCGCCACCTGCACGACCGGGGAGTGCGCCGCGGCGACGTCATCGGCGTCCACATCGAACGCAGCGTGGACATGGTCGTGTCCCTGCTCGCCGTCACCAAGGCAGGCGCCGCCTACACCATGCTCGACGTCGACCATCCCACGGCGCGACTCGAGGGCATTCTCGCTCAGGCCGCTGCCGTCGGCGTGATCACCACCGGCGCCCGGGCCGGCAGACTCACTCACACCGGCATCGAGATCGTCCTGGACGAAGACGCCTCGGCCGTCGCCGCCCTGGCGGCCACCGACCTCGGCCTGCCCTCGGACCCCGAGGACACCCTGTGCGTGATGTTCACCTCCGGCTCCACCGGATCCCCCAAGGGCGTCACCGCACCGCACCGCGCGCTCACCACCACCGTCCTGGAACAGCACTTCGCCGAATTCGACGACCAACAGGTGTGGCTGCAGTGCGCTCCCGTCTCCTGGGACGCCTTCAACACGGAACTGTTCTACCCCCTGCTGACCGGGGCCGTGTGCGTGCTCCACCCGGGGCAGAAGCCCGACCCCGCCACGGTGGCCGCCCTCGTCGCCGAACACGGAGTCACCGTGCTGGAGATCTCCTCCAGTCTCTTCAACCATCTCGTCGACGAGTTCCCCGAGGTCGTCGCCACTGTTCGCCGCTGCATGCCCGGCGGGGAGGCCGCCTCGCCGCGACATGCCGCCGCCGCCCTGCGCATGCCCGGCGCCCCCGCTCTGACCAACGGCTACGGGCCGGTGGAGAGCATGGGCTTCACCACTGCGCACGAGATCACCCCAGCCGACGCCGAAGGCTCGTCCATCCCGATCGGGGTTCCACTGGCGGGCAAACGCGCCTACGTCCTCGACGAACGACTGCACCTGCTGCCCCGCGGCTCGGTCGGCGAGCTGTACCTGGCAGGCACCGGCCTGGCGCACGGCTACAGTGGCCGGCCCGCGCTGACCGCGGAGCGCTTCGTCGCGTGCCCGTTCGGGGAACCGGGCGACCGCATGTACCGTACCGGCGACCTGGTTCGCTGGAACGCCCGTGGCGACCTGGAGTTCGTCGGACGGGCCGACGACCAGGTCAAACTGCGCGGCTTCCGCGTCGAGCCCGGTGAGGTCGAGGCCGTCCTCACCCGCAGGCCGGACGTGGCCCGCGCGGTTGTCGTGGTGCGCGAGGACCGCCCAGGTGACAAGCGCCTGGTCGCCTACATCACCCCAGCGAACGACGCCTCCCCGCCGGTGCCCGCAGAGGTGCGCGCGGACCTCACCACCACCCTCCCGGACCACATGGTCCCGGCCGCCTGCGTCGTGATCGCCACCGTGCCGCTCACAGCCAACGGCAAACTCGACCGGCGCGCCTTGCCTGCCCCCGTTTACGCCTCCGCAGGCGGCCGCGCCCCCCGCGACGCCCGCGAAGAGGTACTGTGCTCGCTCTTCGCCGAGGTGCTGGGCGTGCCCTCGGTCACCGTCGACGACGACTTCTTCGACCTGGGCGGGCACTCCCTGCTCGCCACCCGCCTGGTCAGCCGCATCCGGACCGTTATGGGGGCCGAGGTGAGCCTGGCCGACCTGTTCGACGCCTCCAGTGTCGCCCGTCTCTCCCCCTGCCTCGCGGCCGCCGGCCCAGCCCGCACGCCACTACAGGCTCTCGGCCGCCCCGAGAGCGTTCCGCTCTCTTTTGCTCAGCAGCGTTTGTGGTTTTTGAACGGTGTGGAGTCCACCGGGAGTGCGTACAACGCGCCGTTGGTGCTTCGTCTTTCGGGGCGGGTGGATGTGGGTGCGCTGGAGTGCGCGTTGGTTGATGTGGTGGGGCGGCACGAGAGTCTGCGGACGGTGTTTCCCGAGGTGGGCGGCGTGCCGGTGCAGCGGGTTCTGGGTGAGGGTGAGTTCCGTCTGGACTGGGAGGTGAGGGAGTGCGGGCCGGACGAGGTCGGTGGTCTGGTCGGTGAGGTGGCGAGTCGGTGTTTCGATCTGTCGTGTGAGATTCCGGTTCGGGCCCGGTTGTTGGTGACGGGCCCGGACGAGTCGGTGTTGGTGTTGGTGCTGCATCACATCGCGTCGGACGGCTGGTCGTTGGTTCCGTTGCTGCGGGATGTGGGTGTGGCCTACGGGGCGCGGGTGGCGGGGTGTGCCCCGGGATGGCCGGAGTTGCCGGTTCAGTATGCGGACTATGCGCTCTGGCAGCGGGAGTTGCTGGGGGAGGCGTCGGATCCGGAGAGTCTGGCGGGTCGGCAGTTGGCGTTCTGGTCGCGGGCGCTGCGGGATGCGCCGGAGGAGTTGAGTCTCCCGACGGACCGGGCGCGGTCGGCGGTGGCCGATTTCCGCGGTGGTTGTGTGGAGTTGGAGATACCGGCGGGCGTGCATGCAGGGCTGCTGGAGGTGGCCCGGGCGTCCGGGGCGACCTTGTTCATGGTGTTGCAGTCGGCGGTCGCGGTGCTCCTGTCGCGGCTGGGGGCGGGCTCGGACATTCCGTTGGGGACCGTGGTCGCCGGTCGTACGGATGATGCTCTGGATGAGCTGGTCGGGTTCTTCGTGAACTCACTGGTGCTGCGCACCGACGTGTCCGGCGATCCTTCGTTCCGGGAGGTGGTCGCACGGGCACGGGAGACGGATTTGGCCGCCTTCGCTCATCAGGACCTGCCCTTCGAGCGGCTCGTGGAACACCTCAACCCCACTCGGTCACTCTCCCGCCACCCCCTCTTCCAGGTCATGGTGGAACTGCACAACAACGAGTCCCACCGCAACCCCGACGGCCTGGAGTGGTCTTTCGAGCCCTACGAGACCGGTACCGCCAAGTTCGACCTGGACTTCGAGTTCGTCCAGGTCGGCGAGCCCGGTGCGGGAGCCGGGCTGACGGCACAACTCGTCTACGCCACCGACCTCTTCGACCACGACACCGTGGAGCGCATCGGCGAGTGGCTGTCGCGCCTCCTGTCGGCAGCCGCGGCCTCGCCCGACACGCCCGTCAGCCGGCTGCCGCTCCTCGCCGACGACGAACACCGCCGGCTTGCCACCGGCGACTACCGGCCCCAGCCCGCCGACCTCGAACTCGGCGTCGTTGAGCGGATCAGGAGGCACGCCGCCGCCGACCCGCTGGCGACAGCGGTCGTCGAGCAAGGCCGGTCCACCGACTATCGGACCCTCGTCGGCCGGGCCAGCAGGCTCGCACGCACCCTCGGCGCGCACGGGGCGGGACATGGCGACACCCTCGCTGTTCTGGCGGACCGCGGAGCCGGAGTGGTGAGCGCCGTTTTGGCCGGCCTCACCACCGGCAGCGTCTACCTGCCGCTGGACGCCCACGCCCCACTAGCGCGTAGCGCCGCCCTGCTGGCGGACACCCGTGCACGCCACCTGCTGGCGGATACCTCCCACGAGCAGACCGCCAGGCAGCTGGCCGCGGCTTGTCCGCACCCCGTACAGGTCCTCGTGATGGGCGAGGAGACGGATGACCTGGACGACCTTGTGCCGGTCGCCGGGGGGCCGGACGACCGCGCCTACGTCATCTTCACCTCCGGCTCGACCGGCCGTCCCAAGGGCGCCCTCGTCAACCGGCGCGGCATGCTGAACAACCTGTTCTGCGAAGCCGAGGCGCTCGGCGTGACCGGTGCCGACACCATCGCCTCCACCGCCCCCCTGACCTTCGACATCTCCATCTGGCAGATGTTCGTCCCCCTGATCTTCGGCGGTACCACGCGCGCCGTGTCCGACGACGTGGCCAAGGACCCCCGTGCCCTGTTCCGGCTGGTCCGGGACGAACAGCTCACGGTGCTGCAGATCGTGCCCAGCCTGCTGCAGGCCGCACTCGATGACTGGGACGCGGGCGGCGACGCCCCCCGCGACCTGCCACTGCGCCGCCTCGCGGTCACCGGAGAGGCCCTGCCGGCCGCGTTGTGCGAGCGGTGGCTCGCCCGGTTCCCCGGCACTCCCCTGGTGAACTGCTACGGGCCCACCGAGTGCTCCGACGACGTCACCCACGCGCTGATCGGGCCGGGCACCCTGCCGGCCACCTCCCGCACACCGATCGGCCGGGCCGTGCGGGGCAGCAGGCTCTACGTCCTCGACGACCACCTGCAGCCGGCACCCTCCGGGATTCCCGGCGAGCTGTACGTCGGCGGCCTGGTCGTGGGCGACGGCTATCTGGGGGACCCGGGACGTACCGCCGGCACGTTCGTCGCCGACCCGTTCACCCCCGAGCCGGGGCGCCGCATGTACCGCACCGGAGACGTGGTCAGACACCGGCGGGACGGGATGCTGGAGTTCCTCGGCCGGCGTGACCACCAGGTCAAGATCCGCGGGCAGCGCATCGAACCGGGCGAGGTCGAGCACACGCTGCGCACCCTCGACGGGGTTCGCGACGCCGTGGTCACCGCCGCGCCGGGACCCGGCCACCACAAGGTGCTGGTGGCCCACTACGTCGGCGGTGCCGATCCCGCGGCGGTGCGGGCACGGCTGGCGGAAGTCCTCACCGAGGCGATGGTGCCGGCCGTCCTCATCCCCATGGACGCCTTCCCGCTCAGCGCGAACGGGAAGCTGGACCGCAAGGCGCTGCCGACTCCCGACTTCACCGTCAAGCCGGTCGGGCGGCTGCCGCGCACCGAACGCGAGAAGGCCCTGTGCGCCCTGTTCGAAGAGGTCCTCGGGGTGAGCGGTGTCGGAATCGACGACAACTTCTTCGAGCTGGGCGGCCACTCCCTGCTCACGATCCGTCTGGTGCGCGGCGTGCGGCAGCGACTCGGTGTGGACCTGCCGCTCACGGCGGTCTTCGAACGACGCACCGTCGCGGGGCTGTGCGCCGCGCTGGACCGGGTGGCCGAGGGCCCGGAGCCGGACGCGACCGGTGACCTCGCCGACGACGCCCGGCTGGAAGCCGCCGTCGCGACCACCGACAGCAAGCCGTACGAACCCGCCCCGCCCCGGCATGTGCTGCTCACCGGCGCCACTGGATTCCTGGGTTCCTTCCTTCTGCGGAGCCTGCTCGACCGCGATGCCGAGATCCATGTGTCGTGCCTGGTGCGGGCGGACGACGAAGCCGGAGCCCGGCAGCGGCTGCACGACGCCCTGACCGGGTACGGCCTGCGGAGCGACGACTTCGGGGTGCGTGTCACCGCGCTGCCCGGTGACCTGGAACGGCCGCTGCTGGGGCTCGCCCCGCAAACCTTCGACGCCCTGGCCGAGCAGGTCGACGCCGTCGTCCACAACGGCGCGCGGGTGAACCTGATGGATCCGTACGAGCGACTGAAGGCCGCCAACGTCGGCGGTACCCACGAGGTGTACCGGCTCGCCGCCCAGCACCGGGTGGTGCCCGTGCACTACGTGTCGACGATCTCCACCCTGGTGCCGCAGCCCAGTGGGCCGGACGTTCTGCCGGAGGACTGGCAGACCCCCGCGTCGGAACTCGGCAGCAGCGGCTACGTGCGCACCAAATGGGTGGCGGAGCGCATGGCGCAGGAGGCGCTGCGCCGGGGGATCCCGACGTCCGTCTACCGACCGGGGCGGATCGCCGGCCACTCCCGGACCGGTGCCGTCGGCCAGCAGGACGCTTTCTGGCACTACGTGCGGGCGTGCATCGAACTGGGGGCGGCGCCGGACGCGGCCACCGGCGCCTGGTCGGGCCTGGAGGAGAACCTCGTGCCGGTCGACCACGTGGTCGACGCGCTGCTGCACCTGGTCTTCCACGAGGAACCGGACGGCAGGGCATTCAGCCTCCTCAACCCCCGCGCTACCCACATCCACGCGGTCCTGGACCGTGCTCGGGCCCTCGGATACAGGGTACAGCCGGTGCCGTACCAGCAATGGACGGCCCTGCTCGCCGAGCGGGCCGCGGACACCCCGCCCGACGCCGACAGTTCCGTGCCGGCCGTGGCCGTGCTGAACAGCGGGATGAGCGAGTCCGCCGGGTCGGTCGGCCCCGAGTTCTCCCGGGAGCACACCGAGCGCGGCCTGACCGGTTCCAACATCGTCTGCCCGCCGGTGGACGCCGACCTCCTGGATCTCTACTTCCGTCACTTCGTCAACAGCGGTTTCCTGCCCCCCGTCGGCTGA
- the sbnA gene encoding 2,3-diaminopropionate biosynthesis protein SbnA, with translation MIHDRACDVLASDQFLELPGYQPTFTTYLKLEGLNPAGSIKVKPAREMIRSAEAQGRIGPGSRIIESTSGNLGVALASICATRGYHITLVIDPNTNERTVRFIRALGAEVVTVTERDSIGGYLNTRIDYITKRTAADPRLVWLNQYANPGNADAHRKYTVREIVDGFGFPDWLFVGTGTSGTLMGCVRGLRELGAPTTVVAVDAAGSVTFGFPSGRRRIPGIGASRRPELFVDDGSFLKTLATEPDTIRTCRRIAREYGLLLGGSSGSVLSAVSAMRHTIAPGSRVLTISPDMGDAYLDTIYNDQWVVERYGASALTAGPDLDAAEYLPTLLETEHA, from the coding sequence ATGATCCACGACAGGGCCTGTGACGTCCTGGCCAGTGACCAGTTCCTGGAACTGCCGGGATACCAGCCGACGTTCACCACCTACCTCAAACTGGAGGGCCTGAATCCAGCCGGGTCGATCAAGGTCAAGCCCGCACGGGAGATGATCCGCAGCGCCGAGGCCCAGGGCAGAATCGGTCCGGGCAGCAGGATCATCGAATCCACCTCGGGGAACCTGGGGGTGGCTCTCGCGTCGATCTGCGCGACCCGCGGCTACCACATCACCCTGGTGATCGACCCCAACACCAACGAGCGGACGGTGCGCTTCATCCGGGCCCTCGGCGCCGAAGTGGTCACCGTCACCGAACGCGACAGCATCGGTGGTTACCTCAACACGCGGATCGACTACATCACGAAGCGCACGGCCGCCGACCCGCGGCTGGTGTGGCTCAACCAGTACGCGAACCCAGGGAACGCCGACGCCCACCGCAAGTACACCGTGCGGGAGATCGTCGACGGGTTCGGTTTCCCCGACTGGCTGTTCGTCGGCACCGGCACGTCGGGCACTTTGATGGGCTGTGTACGGGGGCTACGCGAGCTGGGAGCGCCTACCACGGTGGTCGCGGTCGACGCGGCCGGGTCGGTGACCTTCGGCTTCCCGTCGGGGCGGCGCCGCATCCCGGGGATCGGCGCCAGTCGTCGGCCCGAACTCTTCGTCGACGACGGCTCGTTCCTCAAGACGCTGGCCACCGAACCGGACACCATCCGCACCTGCCGCAGGATCGCCCGCGAGTACGGGCTGCTGCTCGGCGGTTCGTCGGGCAGCGTGCTGTCCGCGGTGTCCGCGATGCGCCACACGATCGCGCCGGGCAGCCGGGTCCTGACGATCTCGCCCGACATGGGCGACGCATACCTCGACACGATCTACAACGACCAATGGGTCGTCGAACGTTACGGCGCCTCGGCCCTGACGGCCGGGCCCGACCTCGACGCGGCCGAATACCTCCCGACTCTCCTGGAAACTGAACATGCCTGA
- the sbnB gene encoding 2,3-diaminopropionate biosynthesis protein SbnB, which produces MPDFSTLSGKDITALLAGHEKDVVECVRDAYLAHESGDSVNPDSYFLRFPDKPDSRIIALPAYLGGEADIAGIKWISSFPGNVGSGLPRASAVLVLNDYTTGYPFALLEAAGISAARTAASAALAAGVLAATPPASVGFLGGGVIARTIARYLHATQTPLTDVRCHDIDDASSTALRTWLGEECGAEARSTGVDEALDSDLVVLATTALSPHIPPTRTFRPGQLILNISLRDLAPELLLTANNVLDDVDHCLKADTSPHLAEQLAGHRDFVTGTLAQVMRGNVLTDPARHTVFSPFGLGVLDLAVGYHLYRRAETEGRLTRLPDFFGETRRW; this is translated from the coding sequence ATGCCTGATTTCTCGACCTTGAGCGGCAAAGACATCACCGCACTGCTGGCGGGCCACGAGAAGGACGTCGTGGAGTGCGTGCGCGACGCGTACCTGGCCCACGAGTCCGGTGACAGCGTCAACCCGGACAGCTACTTCCTGCGTTTCCCCGACAAGCCGGACTCGCGCATCATCGCCCTGCCTGCCTACCTCGGCGGCGAAGCGGACATCGCCGGCATCAAGTGGATATCCAGCTTCCCCGGCAACGTCGGCTCCGGGCTGCCCCGGGCCTCGGCCGTGCTGGTGCTCAACGACTACACCACCGGCTACCCCTTCGCGCTGCTGGAGGCCGCCGGCATCAGCGCCGCACGCACCGCCGCGTCCGCCGCCCTGGCCGCCGGCGTCCTGGCCGCCACCCCGCCGGCGTCCGTGGGCTTCCTCGGCGGAGGAGTCATCGCCCGCACCATCGCCCGGTACCTGCACGCCACCCAGACGCCGCTGACCGACGTGCGCTGCCACGACATCGACGACGCCTCGTCCACCGCACTGCGCACGTGGCTGGGGGAGGAATGCGGCGCCGAAGCCCGCAGCACCGGGGTGGACGAGGCCCTCGACAGCGACCTGGTCGTCCTGGCGACCACCGCGCTCAGCCCGCACATACCGCCGACCCGGACGTTCCGCCCGGGGCAGCTGATCCTCAACATCTCCCTGCGGGACCTGGCCCCCGAGCTGCTGCTGACCGCCAACAACGTCCTCGACGACGTCGACCACTGCCTGAAGGCCGACACCTCGCCCCATCTGGCCGAACAACTCGCCGGCCACCGGGACTTCGTCACAGGGACACTCGCCCAGGTAATGCGGGGCAACGTACTGACCGACCCGGCGCGCCACACCGTCTTCTCCCCCTTCGGCCTGGGCGTCCTGGATCTCGCCGTCGGGTACCACCTCTATCGGCGGGCTGAGACCGAGGGCCGCCTGACCCGCCTGCCGGACTTCTTCGGGGAGACCCGGCGATGGTGA
- a CDS encoding cobalamin-dependent protein (Presence of a B(12) (cobalamin)-binding domain implies dependence on cobalamin itself, in one of its several forms, or in some unusual lineages, dependence on a cobalamin-like analog.), which yields MVTASTRATAPGSPRRRGPAGKRARLRVLVSGTASDAHTWNLVFLQLLLEEAGHRVHNIGACVPEELLVDECLRHQPDLVVISSVNGHGHQDGTRAVWALRAEPALRGITAVIGGKLGISAGLGDDAHDALLAAGFDAVFDDSAGSVPSFQAFVRALSIRDLPLRVAL from the coding sequence ATGGTGACGGCGAGCACGCGGGCGACTGCACCCGGCTCCCCGCGACGCCGCGGCCCGGCCGGGAAGCGGGCCCGGCTCCGCGTCCTGGTGTCCGGAACCGCCTCCGACGCCCACACCTGGAACCTCGTCTTCCTGCAACTACTGCTGGAAGAAGCGGGCCACCGGGTGCACAACATCGGAGCCTGCGTACCCGAGGAACTGCTGGTGGACGAGTGCCTGCGCCACCAACCCGACCTGGTGGTCATTTCCAGCGTCAACGGCCACGGGCACCAGGACGGGACGCGGGCCGTGTGGGCCCTGCGCGCCGAGCCCGCGCTGCGCGGCATCACCGCGGTGATCGGCGGGAAGCTCGGCATCAGCGCCGGTCTCGGGGACGACGCGCACGACGCCTTGCTGGCCGCCGGGTTCGACGCCGTCTTCGACGACAGCGCCGGGAGCGTGCCGTCCTTCCAGGCGTTCGTTCGGGCCCTGTCGATACGTGACCTGCCCCTGCGGGTCGCCCTGTGA